Proteins encoded in a region of the Vicia villosa cultivar HV-30 ecotype Madison, WI linkage group LG5, Vvil1.0, whole genome shotgun sequence genome:
- the LOC131605387 gene encoding glutathione reductase, cytosolic-like, whose product MGLNLLDEENILKFFPQIHRKHFTKPIFQLCEQSSTQKWRKHLKSLHTKSGRRRERINISIFRCEEEGKDYDFDLFIIGAGSGGVRATRFSSNFGAKVGICELPFHPISSETIGGVGGTCVIRVCVPKKILVYGATYGGDLEDARNFGWELNENVDFNWKKLLQKKVFPDLIYWFE is encoded by the exons ATGGGTTTAAATTTATTAGATgaagaaaatatattaaaattcttTCCCCAAATCCATCGCAAACATTTCACCAAACCCATTTTTCAGCTCTGTGAACAATCTAGCACACAAAAATGGAGGAAGCATCTAAAATCATTGCACACCAAATCGGgacgaagaagagagagaattaaCATATCAATTTTTCGTTGTGAAGAAGAAGGGAAGGATTATGACTTTGATTTGTTTATTATTGGTGCTGGTAGTGGCGGTGTTCGTGCTACTAGATTTTCATCTAATTTTGGAGCGAAG GTTGGGATTTGTGAGCTTCCTTTTCATCCTATTAGCTCGGAAACAATTGGAGGAGTCGGTGGCAC GTGTGTTATTCGTGTTTGTGttcccaaaaagattttggtctATGGAGCTACTTATGGAGGTGACCTTGAG GATGCTAGAAATTTTGGATGGGAATTGAATGAGAATGTTGACTTCAATTGGAAGAAGCTCTTGCAAAAGAAGGTATTTCCTGATCTTATTTATTGGTTTGAATAa
- the LOC131602424 gene encoding uncharacterized protein LOC131602424 isoform X1, with protein MIRLENPYYFYSFHFLTPKCFSKTLAPAFLNREQQNKISFTPPPFFIVQALVHRQLVKVIIPHSIQVRTLPSYFFHHEQQPCVGVDDRDGYILEILGLYSNGTQIVGGLPQNH; from the exons ATGATAAGACTTGAAAACCCTTATTACTTTTACAGTTTCCATTTTCTTACTCCAAAATGCTTCTCAAAAACCCTAGCGCCGGCGTTCTTAAACCGTGAACAACAAAACAAGATCTCGTTTACTCCTCCTCCGTTCTTCATCGTTCAAGCTCTCGTTCACCGTCAG CTTGTCAAGGTGATTATTCCTCATTCTATTCAGGTCAGAACATTGCCTTCTTATTTCTTCCACCACG AGCAACAGCCTTGCGTCGGGGTCGATGACAG GGATGGCTACATACTAGAGATACTAGGACTGTATTCCAATGGGACACAGATTGTTGGTGGTCTTCCTCAAAATCATTGA
- the LOC131602424 gene encoding uncharacterized protein LOC131602424 isoform X2, producing MIRLENPYYFYSFHFLTPKCFSKTLAPAFLNREQQNKISFTPPPFFIVQALVHRQVRTLPSYFFHHEQQPCVGVDDRDGYILEILGLYSNGTQIVGGLPQNH from the exons ATGATAAGACTTGAAAACCCTTATTACTTTTACAGTTTCCATTTTCTTACTCCAAAATGCTTCTCAAAAACCCTAGCGCCGGCGTTCTTAAACCGTGAACAACAAAACAAGATCTCGTTTACTCCTCCTCCGTTCTTCATCGTTCAAGCTCTCGTTCACCGTCAG GTCAGAACATTGCCTTCTTATTTCTTCCACCACG AGCAACAGCCTTGCGTCGGGGTCGATGACAG GGATGGCTACATACTAGAGATACTAGGACTGTATTCCAATGGGACACAGATTGTTGGTGGTCTTCCTCAAAATCATTGA